One stretch of Podospora bellae-mahoneyi strain CBS 112042 chromosome 2, whole genome shotgun sequence DNA includes these proteins:
- a CDS encoding hypothetical protein (EggNog:ENOG503P7HQ; COG:K) — protein sequence MDEPTHYFDQCLDELEERPAYQTPDHNVGEQPMELNFASYDDKLGFGPSPSQDDPHPDIDLGGPSFDWPVGTTMDPNAGQKLFVDPGLYHPDPDGEDIKADMQILSMEMSRPSTQRSSSSKSQSNRASKSGSTSTDITLPEDALQSHAPNKKRKTRKNKKEANMEQDEHKRNKFLERNRIAASKCREKKKVFVSELEEAKVGLETQHAALQMEFNGLVHEVGQLKHHLLTHSKCNDPNIDRWLNNEARRYVQTSNELFGAGFTFGQPTTGVSQPPVLTPASPRSRNPSIASSQYQLQAGMTGFEGLTGGPGSTSGSDRQGSIAYPPGPAALYASPTDTAFPVSYLDDPATGAGHVHLNGGGLLKRESPTGFNYDHMPDSMFSPGVEDGGEGFGA from the exons ATGGATGAGCCCACCCACTACTTTGATCAATGCCTGGACGAGTTAGAAGAGAGGCCTGCCTATCAAACACCAGACCACAACGTCGGTGAGCAACCCATGGAGCTCAACTTTGCATCATACGACGACAAGCTAGGCTTCGggccctctccatcccaagATGACCCCCATCCAGATATCGACCTGGGCGGTCCATCATTCGACTGGCCAGTCGGCACCACCATGGATCCCAACGCTGGTCAAAAACTCTTCGTCGACCCAGGTCTCTACCATCCAGACCCCGACGGCGAAGACATCAAAGCCGACATGCAGATTCTCTCCATGGAGATGTCCCGCCCATCCACCCAACGAAGCTCATCCAGCAAATCGCAGTCGAACCGAGCCTCCAAGTCGGGGAGCACTTCCACCGACATCACCCTCCCAGAAGACGCCCTTCAAAGTCATGCACCAAATAAGAAGCGAAAGACTCGAAAAAATAAGAAGGAGGCCAATATGGAGCAAGACGAACACAAACGCAACAAGTTTCTCGAACGGAACCGCATCGCGGCTAGCAAGTGccgagaaaagaaaaaggtctTTGTCTCGGAACTCGAAGAGGCCAAGGTTGGGCTTGAAACCCAGCATGCGGCCCTCCAGATGGAATTCAATGGCTTGGTACACGAGGTCGGCCAGCTAAAGCATCACTTGCTGACACACTCCAAATGCAACGATCCGAACATTGACCGGTGGCTGAACAACGAGGCGCGGAGGTATGTGCAGACCAGCAACGAGTTATTCGGAGCCGGGTTCACCTTCGGGCAGCCAACAACAGGGGTGAGCCAACCTCCGGTTCTGACACCGGCATCACCACGGAGCAGGAATCCGAGCATCGCTTCGAGTCAGTACCAACTCCAGGCGGGGATGACAGGGTTTGAGGGATTGACGGGAGGGCCGGGGAGCACGTCGGGGAGTGACCGGCAGGGGAGCATTGCTTATCCTCCTG GTCCGGCTGCTCTGTATGCGTCCCCGACCGATACTGCGTTTCCGGTTTCGTATTTGGATGACCCGGCGACCGGTGCGGGCCATGTTCATTTGAATGGTGGGGGATTGCTTAAGAGGGAGTCGCCGACGGGGTTCAATTATGATCATATGCCGGACTCGATGTTTAGTcctggggtggaggatgggggggagggttttggGGCGTGA
- a CDS encoding hypothetical protein (EggNog:ENOG503P74S; COG:S), with product MDEHPSRRWGQGQPFYHSGCFVTVIVFVWLDWAAWRVCLLTIRKTLSSLCPYLLQSDQFPNALQAAKGKKLKLSSPIFWGAGMLANAKCCIAATSSTTTPPKKPGLARKYTSIRNFRPPINTKHHHHQTLRPQPLLRHSARYAAKFGLFTTNSTMAKPTISKGKKGPSKHSRASRREEPIDINTDKSLKSALPPPISTDHHRPAVLAAQLASSVSKPTRKTGRKAQLSSKARKRQERSMDMAEAVMERTITKIEKSKGHAKVINTRRKPWEEINNDVFGESEKAKKLTKKQLEKQREDEIVRKFFDEGAAEKDEDGNVEMEGAASEGEGEGVPTPVQVMEEVEEVL from the exons ATGGACGAACACCCCAGCCGGCGGTGGGGCCAGGGTCAGCCCTTCTATCATTCTGGCTGTTTTGTGACGGTTATTGTTTTCGTCTGGCTTGATTGGGCTGCCTGGAGGGTGTGTTTGTTGACGATTCGGAAGACATTGAGTTCACTTTGTCCCTATTTGCTGCAAAGCGACCAGTTTCCCAACGCACTGCAGGCAGCAAAAGGCAAAAAATTGAAGCTCTCCAGCCCCATTTTCTGGGGAGCAGGGATGCTAGCAAACGCCAAATGCTGCATCGCTGCAACGTcaagcacaacaaccccacccaaAAAACCAGGCTTGGCAAGAAAATACACATCGATAAGGAATTTCCGCCCGCCGAtaaacaccaaacaccatcatcaccaaacccTCAGACCTCAACCTTTGCTGCGCCATTCTGCTCGATACGCTGCAAAGTTCGGTCTGTTTACAACAAACTCCACAATGGCCAAACCAACAATTTCCAAGGGCAAAAAAG gCCCATCAAAACACTCCCGCGCCTCCCGCCGCGAAGAGCCCATAGACATTAACACGGACAAATCCCTCAAATccgccctcccaccccccatctccaccgaccaccaccgccccgcCGTTCTCGCCGCCCAGctcgcctcctccgtctccaaACCCACCCGCAAAACCGGCCGCAAAGCCCAGCTCAGCTCCAAAGCCCGGAAGCGCCAGGAAAGAAGCATGGACATGGCCGAAGCCGTCATGGAgcgcaccatcaccaagatcGAAAAGAGCAAGGGCCACGCCAAGGTGATCAACACGAGGAGGAAACCATGGGAAGAAATCAACAACGACGTCTTTGGCGAGAGCGAAAAGGCGAAGAAGCTGACCAAGAAgcagctggagaagcagagggaggatgagattGTGAGGAAATTCTTTGACGAGGGGGCGGCAgagaaggatgaggatgggaatgtggagatggagggtgcGGCgagtgagggtgagggtgagggggtgcCAACGCCGGTGCAGGttatggaggaggtggaggag gttttgtaG
- the UBP1 gene encoding ubiquitin-specific protease ubp1 (MEROPS:MER0000864; COG:O; EggNog:ENOG503NWVH) gives MNTEAYRRILGQVETRVGLDSQQHSTLRQLKDRAVGPIGIIVTLIVVLVSWIYQIAKRQGRVPDLSQLIWKILVAFTPARLLYAMDDFLNPSLFPRPPSADRPTTHEAKSDVLKKMLGLETAAGILNSGIEAGRKSLTTLSTAALNVARKSSPDQPPGLLNMDNSCFQNSILQGLASLRPFPGYLSAVSSAMTSADSFTISKLHKLVLDLNNLSNNGRTLGTPAVLKKMNTWQQQDAQEYYSKLLDQISKEVAKSLKNPQNSPALELDWSRDDSDSSQHSDDSGYHSMESQSKYGQDIRVTRNPLEGLIAQRVACVSCGYCSGLDMIPFNCLTLNLGKRMEHDLYERLDAYTSLEAIQDVECTKCTLLNSRSGLQALAERANIPGLAERIQIIEEALEEEDFKDDTLKKCNIPRTQRKSSTKTKQTSIARPPQSLVFHINRSVFDERTGRLYKNGANVRFPMELDLGPWCVGSAAGLTGRDLSSDGEEWITDPRSSMVAGGERMSRITGPIYTLRAVVAHYGRHENGHYVCFRKHPKSSSPPAAAPEVGGATDEPPKLASEKDMSADAPSTPVTRGTLEEDLEEEQWWSLSDEDVARVDEDTVLAQGGVFMLFYDCVDPEQTLMTAELASCDEMQEGGVQGPVSSFLKVDGPEEEIQGPMSFLKVDGPETPAISTEGDASLSEAAAIPLPDGNDSDY, from the coding sequence ATGAATACCGAAGCGTACCGGCGCATACTGGGCCAAGTGGAAACCCGCGTTGGCCTCGATTCACAACAGCATTCTACTTTGCGACAGCTCAAAGACCGCGCCGTTGGCCCGATAGGCATTATCGTAaccctcatcgtcgtcctcgtcagcTGGATCTATCAGATTGCTAAACGGCAAGGGAGGGTCCCTGATTTGTCACAGCTTATCTGGAAAATACTCGTGGCTTTCACTCCGGCCAGGCTGCTTTACGCCATGGACGACTttctcaacccctccctttTTCCGCGGCCCCCGTCGGCCGATAGACCTACGACTCATGAAGCTAAGAGCGATGTTCTTAAGAAGATGTTGGGCTTGGAGACGGCGGCAGGAATTTTGAACTCGGGCATTGAAGCGGGGCGCAAGAGCTTGACTACCCTGTCCACTGCAGCGTTGAATGTGGCACGTAAAAGCTCGCCAGACCAGCCTCCGGGACTTTTGAACATGGACAACTCTTGCTTTCAGAACAGCATCCTTCAGGGACTCGCGTCTTTGAGGCCCTTTCCAGGATATCTCTCAGCAGTCTCTTCAGCCATGACTTCAGCCGACAGCTTCACGATCAGCAAGCTTCATAAGCTGGTTCTGGATCTTAACAACCTGTCAAACAACGGGAGAACGCTGGGCACGCCGGCCGttttgaagaagatgaaTACCTGGCAACAACAGGATGCTCAGGAATACTACTCCAAGCTTCTCGATCAGATCAGCAAGGAGGTCGCAAAAAGCTTGAAGAATCCTCAGAATTCCCCGGCATTAGAGCTTGATTGGTCGCGCGACGACTCGGACTCGAGCCAGCACAGCGATGACAGCGGGTACCATAGCATGGAGAGTCAGTCCAAGTATGGGCAAGATATCCGCGTGACTCGAAACCCCCTGGAAGGCCTCATCGCCCAGCGTGTAGCATGTGTCTCATGCGGCTACTGCAGTGGCCTGGACATGATTCCCTTCAACTGTTTGACCCTCAACCTTGGAAAGCGGATGGAGCATGATCTTTATGAGAGACTGGATGCCTATACCAGCCTTGAGGCGATCCAGGACGTCGAGTGTACCAAGTGCACCTTGCTTAACTCCCGCAGTGGTCTCCAGGCTCTCGCGGAGCGAGCCAACATTCCTGGCTTGGCGGAAAGAATCCAGATTATtgaggaggcgttggaggaggaggatttcaAAGATGATACGCTGAAGAAGTGCAACATCCCTCGGACACAGCGGAAGAGTTCTACCAAGACTAAGCAAACGTCTATCGCCCGGCCACCGCAAAGCTTGGTTTTCCACATCAACAGGTCGGTGTTTGACGAACGTACTGGTCGGTTATACAAAAACGGAGCAAATGTTCGGTTCCCGATGGAGCTTGACCTGGGCCCTTGGTGTGTTGGGAGCGCGGCAGGCCTGACGGGTCGGGATCTGAGttcggatggggaggagtggATTACAGACCCTCGCTCGTCGATGGTGGCGGGAGGAGAAAGGATGTCCCGGATTACCGGTCCGATATACACATTACGGGCGGTGGTTGCTCACTATGGTAGACATGAGAATGGGCACTATGTCTGCTTTCGGAAACACCCcaagtcatcatcaccgccagcgGCGGCACCAGAAGTGGGAGGAGCGACGGATGAGCCGCCTAAGCTTGCGTCGGAGAAGGACATGTCTGCGGATGCACCCTCGACACCGGTGACTCGTGGGACTCTGGAGGAggatctggaggaggagcagtgGTGGTCActgagtgatgaggatgtcgccagggtggatgaggatacGGTGCTGGCGCAGGGCGGGGTGTTTATGCTGTTTTATGACTGTGTTGATCCTGAGCAGACTTTGATGACTGCTGAGCTTGCGAGTTGTGATGAGATGCAAGAGGGGGGGGTTCAAGGGCCGGTGTCGTCATTTTTGAAGGTCGATGGTCCAGAAGAGGAAATCCAGGGGCCGATGTCGTTTTTGAAGGTTGATGGTCCGGAAACGCCAGCGATATCAACGGAGGGTGATGCGTCGTTGTCAGAAGCTGCGGCGATACCGTTACCTGACGGCAATGATAGTGACTACTGA